A genomic stretch from Streptococcus oralis includes:
- the prfB gene encoding peptide chain release factor 2 (programmed frameshift), whose translation MDISEIRQKIDANREKLASFRGSLDLEGLEEEIAILENKMTEPDFWNDNIAAQKTSQELNELKNTYNTFRKMEELQDEVEILLDFLAEDESVHDELVEQLTELDKMMTSYEMTLLLSEPYDHNNAILEIHPGSGGTEAQDWGDMLLRMYTRYGNAKGFKVEVLDYQAGDEAGIKSVTLSFEGPNAYGLLKSEMGVHRLVRISPFDSAKRRHTSFTSVEVMPELDDTIEVEIREDDIKMDTFRSGGAGGQNVNKVSTGVRLTHIPTGTVVQSTVDRTQYGNRDRAMKMLQAKLYQMEQEKKDAEVDSLKGEKKEITWGSQIRSYVFTPYTMVKDHRTSFEVAQVDKVMDGDLDGFIDAYLKWRIS comes from the exons ATGGACATTTCAGAAATTCGTCAAAAAATTGACGCAAATCGTGAAAAATTAGCTTCTTTTAGGGGGTCTCTT GACCTCGAAGGCTTAGAGGAAGAAATTGCCATCTTGGAAAACAAGATGACAGAACCTGATTTTTGGAACGATAATATCGCGGCCCAAAAAACGTCGCAAGAATTAAATGAATTAAAAAACACCTACAACACCTTCCGTAAAATGGAAGAATTGCAGGATGAAGTTGAGATTTTATTGGACTTTTTAGCAGAAGATGAGTCAGTCCATGATGAACTGGTCGAACAGTTGACAGAACTGGATAAGATGATGACCAGCTACGAGATGACCCTTCTCTTGTCAGAACCTTATGACCATAATAATGCCATCTTGGAAATCCATCCAGGTTCTGGAGGTACAGAGGCTCAGGACTGGGGTGATATGTTGCTCCGTATGTACACTCGTTATGGGAATGCAAAAGGCTTTAAAGTAGAAGTCTTGGATTACCAAGCTGGTGATGAAGCGGGCATCAAGTCTGTGACCTTGTCCTTTGAAGGTCCTAATGCTTACGGTCTTCTCAAGTCGGAAATGGGTGTTCACCGTCTGGTACGTATTTCACCATTTGACTCTGCCAAACGCCGCCATACTTCATTTACATCCGTTGAGGTTATGCCTGAGTTGGACGATACCATCGAAGTGGAAATCCGTGAAGATGATATCAAAATGGATACCTTCCGTTCAGGTGGTGCTGGTGGACAAAACGTCAATAAAGTTTCAACAGGTGTGCGTTTGACACACATTCCTACGGGAACTGTCGTCCAATCAACGGTCGATCGTACCCAGTATGGAAATAGAGATCGTGCTATGAAGATGTTGCAAGCCAAGCTCTATCAGATGGAGCAAGAAAAGAAAGATGCGGAAGTCGACTCCCTCAAAGGTGAGAAAAAAGAAATCACATGGGGAAGTCAGATTCGTTCTTATGTCTTCACACCTTATACCATGGTAAAAGATCACCGTACGAGCTTTGAAGTTGCCCAGGTAGATAAGGTCATGGATGGAGATCTTGATGGTTTCATCGACGCCTATCTCAAGTGGCGAATCAGCTAA
- a CDS encoding cytosine permease produces MSKMNDFIQQETITGIVPMTNKDRQYSFWDLFLSTSGFAIATWCYTQGAYVAQYLTFNQMLINIFSFNIIWVFIECLPILFAVKYGIDLWIWLRAVLGRKGVAVLSTVISLANFGWYAVTANLFASSMIHLANNFGLGLDKGVWAPILGTLCVLLGTLIALGGPEVIKGTNRFLVVALLFVGLIIVGICFVAVPIRDIMNVQPAIQENLTPIERFMMSGEGNVAVAFSWSTQAFVLPRLAKSERSGYWATALSYGVVAPFFAATGGVMALAMFVKTGVYESDPTTMLSTLSTPAFALLSLLLVAFANIGTQGTGSYVNCMIVKSGMPKVSYKLMVWIAMVYVSLLTIWGGVDEYFGSFISLAAYIQGPIIGMIVVDYFILRKRKLDLRSAYFLEGHDAYEFTKGFNLVGLSCVIISLLVAVLFVYNPVTKHIQSPMFLLTTGSGFTAIFGGLLYWLASLTPLKCYMIKDRDSVTI; encoded by the coding sequence ATGTCCAAGATGAATGACTTCATTCAACAGGAGACCATAACGGGAATCGTTCCCATGACCAACAAGGATCGTCAGTATTCTTTCTGGGATCTCTTCTTATCGACAAGTGGTTTTGCTATCGCAACTTGGTGTTATACCCAAGGAGCTTATGTGGCTCAATATTTGACCTTTAATCAAATGTTGATTAATATTTTTAGTTTCAACATTATCTGGGTCTTTATTGAATGTCTCCCAATCTTGTTTGCGGTTAAATATGGAATTGATTTATGGATTTGGTTGAGAGCCGTTCTAGGTAGAAAAGGGGTGGCCGTTCTATCAACCGTGATTAGTCTGGCAAATTTTGGTTGGTACGCCGTTACCGCCAATCTTTTTGCCAGCTCCATGATTCATTTGGCAAATAATTTTGGACTTGGTTTGGACAAGGGAGTATGGGCACCGATTCTAGGCACTCTCTGTGTTCTCCTTGGAACGCTGATTGCTCTTGGGGGGCCAGAGGTGATTAAAGGCACTAATCGCTTCCTGGTGGTTGCCTTGTTATTTGTTGGGCTAATCATCGTTGGAATCTGTTTTGTTGCGGTTCCGATTAGGGATATTATGAATGTCCAACCTGCTATCCAAGAAAATTTGACACCGATTGAACGTTTTATGATGTCAGGGGAAGGAAATGTGGCCGTAGCCTTTTCTTGGTCTACACAAGCCTTTGTCTTACCACGTTTGGCAAAATCAGAACGCAGTGGCTATTGGGCTACAGCCTTGTCATACGGGGTTGTTGCGCCATTCTTTGCTGCGACAGGTGGAGTCATGGCTCTAGCCATGTTTGTCAAAACAGGTGTCTATGAAAGTGACCCAACAACCATGCTTTCAACTCTAAGCACACCAGCCTTTGCGCTTTTAAGTTTACTATTAGTAGCCTTTGCCAATATTGGAACTCAGGGTACAGGATCGTATGTGAACTGTATGATTGTAAAAAGCGGGATGCCCAAAGTAAGTTATAAACTAATGGTTTGGATTGCCATGGTTTATGTGAGCCTACTTACGATTTGGGGAGGAGTGGATGAATACTTCGGTTCCTTCATCTCGCTGGCGGCCTATATTCAAGGACCCATTATCGGAATGATCGTTGTTGACTATTTTATCTTAAGAAAACGAAAACTCGATTTGCGTTCAGCCTATTTCCTTGAAGGACATGACGCCTATGAGTTTACCAAAGGATTTAATCTGGTAGGATTATCTTGTGTAATCATTTCCTTGTTAGTTGCAGTACTATTTGTTTACAACCCTGTAACAAAGCATATCCAGAGTCCTATGTTCTTGCTCACAACTGGTAGTGGCTTTACTGCGATCTTTGGTGGTCTATTGTACTGGCTAGCTAGCTTAACTCCTTTAAAATGCTATATGATTAAGGATAGAGATTCAGTTACTATTTAA
- a CDS encoding CBS domain-containing protein, protein MAVKDFMTRKVVYISPDTTVAHAADLMREQGLHRLPVIENDQLVGLVTEGTIAEASPSKATSLSIYEMNYLLNKTKVKDVMIRDVITVSGYASLEDATYLMLKNKIGILPVVDNQQVYGVITDRDVFQAFLEIAGYGEEGIRVRFITENEVGVLGKIVTLIVEENLNISHTVNIPRKDGKVVIEVQIDGMIDLTFLKEKFEAQGIQVEEIARTSAKKL, encoded by the coding sequence ATGGCAGTTAAAGATTTTATGACCCGCAAGGTAGTTTATATCAGTCCAGATACGACTGTAGCACATGCAGCAGATTTGATGCGCGAGCAAGGCTTGCACCGTTTGCCTGTTATCGAAAATGATCAATTGGTTGGTCTTGTAACAGAAGGAACCATTGCTGAGGCCAGTCCGTCTAAAGCAACCAGTCTCTCCATCTATGAGATGAATTATCTTCTCAATAAGACCAAAGTCAAAGACGTCATGATTCGGGATGTCATCACAGTGTCAGGTTATGCAAGTCTAGAAGATGCGACCTATCTCATGTTGAAGAATAAGATCGGTATTCTTCCAGTTGTGGACAACCAGCAGGTTTACGGTGTGATTACAGATCGTGATGTTTTTCAAGCCTTTCTAGAAATTGCTGGCTACGGCGAGGAAGGAATTCGTGTTCGGTTTATTACGGAAAATGAAGTCGGGGTTTTGGGCAAGATTGTGACCTTGATTGTAGAAGAAAATCTGAATATTTCACACACAGTCAATATTCCGCGCAAGGATGGTAAGGTCGTGATTGAAGTTCAAATTGATGGGATGATTGATTTAACCTTTCTGAAGGAGAAATTTGAAGCGCAAGGTATCCAAGTAGAGGAGATTGCTCGAACCTCTGCTAAAAAGTTATAA
- the ftsE gene encoding cell division ATP-binding protein FtsE: MSIIEMRDVVKKYDNGTTALRGVSLSIEPGEFAYIVGPSGAGKSTFIRALYREVKIEKGSLTVAGFNLVKIKKKDIPLLRRSVGVVFQDYKLLPKKTVYENIAYAMEVIGENRRNIKKRVMEVLDLVGLKHKVRSFPNELSGGEQQRIAIARAIVNNPKVLIADEPTGNLDPDNSWEIMNLLERINLQGTTVLMATHNSQIVNTLRHRVIAIENGRVVRDEAKGEYGYDD, translated from the coding sequence ATGTCAATCATTGAAATGCGAGATGTTGTCAAAAAATACGATAACGGAACGACTGCTCTTCGTGGAGTCTCTCTTAGTATTGAACCAGGAGAATTTGCCTATATCGTTGGGCCTTCTGGAGCAGGGAAGTCAACCTTTATTCGAGCTTTATATCGAGAAGTAAAGATTGAAAAAGGGAGCCTAACAGTTGCAGGCTTTAATTTGGTTAAAATCAAGAAGAAAGATATCCCTCTGCTCCGTCGCAGTGTTGGGGTAGTCTTCCAAGATTACAAACTCTTGCCCAAGAAAACCGTTTATGAAAATATTGCTTACGCAATGGAAGTTATCGGAGAGAACCGTCGCAACATCAAAAAACGTGTTATGGAAGTCTTGGACCTGGTTGGTTTGAAACATAAGGTTCGCTCTTTCCCTAACGAACTCTCAGGTGGAGAGCAGCAACGGATTGCCATTGCCCGTGCGATTGTCAACAATCCTAAGGTATTGATTGCCGATGAGCCGACAGGAAACTTGGACCCAGATAATTCATGGGAAATTATGAATCTGTTGGAACGCATCAATCTCCAAGGTACGACTGTCTTGATGGCGACTCACAATAGCCAGATTGTAAATACCTTGCGCCACCGTGTCATTGCCATTGAAAATGGCCGTGTCGTTCGTGACGAAGCTAAAGGAGAATATGGATACGATGATTAG